A stretch of the Gracilinanus agilis isolate LMUSP501 chromosome 4, AgileGrace, whole genome shotgun sequence genome encodes the following:
- the LOC123244079 gene encoding dimethylaniline monooxygenase [N-oxide-forming] 3-like isoform X1 — translation MVKKVAIIGAGSCGLPAIKCCLDEGLEPTCFEKSDDIGGLWKFQDYAEEGRGSIYQSVFTNSSKEMMCFPDFPFPDDYPIFMHRSKLQEYITTFAKEKNLLKYIRFKTLVSRIKKRPDFSITGQWDIETEKDGKQESAVFDGVLICSGHHVYPNLPKDDFPGLKRFKGESYHSRKYKGPEGFKGKRVLVIGLGNSGCDIATELSHTAAQVVISSRSGSWIMSRVWDDGYPWDMLYINRFDNFLRNNLPTVIADWWYTKKMNARFKHENYGLMPLFGTLRKEPVFNDELPARIICGTISIKPNVKEFTESSAVFHDGTVFEAIDTVIFATGYGYAYPFLDDSIVKSKNNEVTLFKGIFPPNLEKPTLAVIGLIQSLGAAIPTVDLQARWAVKVIKGTCPLPSVSDMMNDIEEKMRKRFKWFGNSQTIQIDYITYMDEIASFIGAKPNMLWLLLTDPKLAMEIYFGPCSPYQFRLTGPGKWQGARNAILTQWDRTLKPMQTRVVGHPQKPYPFFEWLKLLAIPIILIAVFLALN, via the exons GACTATGCAGAAGAAGGCAGGGGAAGCATTTACCAGTCAGTGTTCACCAACTCTTCAAAAGAAATGATGTGTTTCCCAGATTTCCCTTTCCCAGATGACTACCCCATTTTCATGCATAGGAGTAAACTCCAGGAATACATCACTACATTTGCCAAAGAGAAGAATCTCTTAAAATATATAAGGTTTAAG acCTTGGTCTCCAGGATAAAAAAGCGCCCTGATTTCTCCATCACTGGCCAATGGGACATTGAGACAGAAAAGGATGGGAAGCAGGAATCAGCTGTGTTTGATGGTGTTCTAATATGTTCAGGACATCATGTGTACCCCAATCTACCAAAAGATGACTTTCCAG GGCTAAAAAGGTTTAAAGGTGAGTCCTACCACAGCAGGAAGTACAAGGGACCAGAAGGATTTAAGGGAAAGAGAGTGCTTGTGATTGGTCTGGGGAATTCAGGTTGTGATATTGCTACAGAGCTGAGTCACACAGCAGCACAG GTTGTAATTAGTTCTAGAAGTGGCTCATGGATAATGAGTCGTGTCTGGGATGATGGCTACCCTTGGGACATGTTATATATAAACCGCTTTGATAACTTCCTAAGAAATAACCTCCCTACAGTCATTGCTGATTGGTGGTATACGAAGAAGATGAATGCAAGATTTAAGCATGAGAACTATGGACTTATGCCTTTATTTGG AACTCTGAGAAAAGAACCTGTGTTCAATGATGAGCTTCCAGCCCGCATCATCTGTGGCACAATATCCATCAAGCCCAATGTGAAGGAATTTACAGAGTCATCCGCAGTGTTTCATGATGGGACAGTGTTTGAGGCCATTGACACTGTCATTTTTGCAACTGGATATGGTTATGCCTACCCTTTCCTTGATGACTCAATtgtcaaaagcaaaaacaatgaaGTGACCCTTTTTAAAGGCATCTTCCCACCCAACCTTGAGAAACCAACTCTCGCTGTGATTGGCCTCATCCAGTCCCTTGGTGCTGCCATACCTACTGTTGACCTGCAAGCCCGGTGGGCTGTAAAAGTAATAAAGG gGACATGTCCTTTGCCCTCTGTAAGTGATATGATGAATGACAttgaggagaaaatgaggaaaagattcAAATg gTTTGGCAACAGTCAGACTATACAGATAGACTATATCACATACATGGATGAAATTGCCTCCTTCATTGGTGCAAAGCCCAACATGCTTTGGCTGCTCCTCACAGACCCCAAGCTGGCCATGGAAATTTACTTCGGTCCTTGCAGCCCATACCAGTTTCGACTGACAGGACCAGGAAAGTGGCAAGGAGCCAGAAATGCCATCCTGACACAATGGGACAGAACCTTGAAACCCATGCAGACTCGAGTTGTTGGTCACCCACAGAAACCTTACCCCTTCTTCGAATGGCTTAAACTACTTGCTATTCCTATTATACTTATTGCAGTTTTTCTTGCTTTGAACTAA
- the LOC123244079 gene encoding dimethylaniline monooxygenase [N-oxide-forming] 3-like isoform X2 — MVKKVAIIGAGSCGLPAIKCCLDEGLEPTCFEKSDDIGGLWKFQTLVSRIKKRPDFSITGQWDIETEKDGKQESAVFDGVLICSGHHVYPNLPKDDFPGLKRFKGESYHSRKYKGPEGFKGKRVLVIGLGNSGCDIATELSHTAAQVVISSRSGSWIMSRVWDDGYPWDMLYINRFDNFLRNNLPTVIADWWYTKKMNARFKHENYGLMPLFGTLRKEPVFNDELPARIICGTISIKPNVKEFTESSAVFHDGTVFEAIDTVIFATGYGYAYPFLDDSIVKSKNNEVTLFKGIFPPNLEKPTLAVIGLIQSLGAAIPTVDLQARWAVKVIKGTCPLPSVSDMMNDIEEKMRKRFKWFGNSQTIQIDYITYMDEIASFIGAKPNMLWLLLTDPKLAMEIYFGPCSPYQFRLTGPGKWQGARNAILTQWDRTLKPMQTRVVGHPQKPYPFFEWLKLLAIPIILIAVFLALN; from the exons acCTTGGTCTCCAGGATAAAAAAGCGCCCTGATTTCTCCATCACTGGCCAATGGGACATTGAGACAGAAAAGGATGGGAAGCAGGAATCAGCTGTGTTTGATGGTGTTCTAATATGTTCAGGACATCATGTGTACCCCAATCTACCAAAAGATGACTTTCCAG GGCTAAAAAGGTTTAAAGGTGAGTCCTACCACAGCAGGAAGTACAAGGGACCAGAAGGATTTAAGGGAAAGAGAGTGCTTGTGATTGGTCTGGGGAATTCAGGTTGTGATATTGCTACAGAGCTGAGTCACACAGCAGCACAG GTTGTAATTAGTTCTAGAAGTGGCTCATGGATAATGAGTCGTGTCTGGGATGATGGCTACCCTTGGGACATGTTATATATAAACCGCTTTGATAACTTCCTAAGAAATAACCTCCCTACAGTCATTGCTGATTGGTGGTATACGAAGAAGATGAATGCAAGATTTAAGCATGAGAACTATGGACTTATGCCTTTATTTGG AACTCTGAGAAAAGAACCTGTGTTCAATGATGAGCTTCCAGCCCGCATCATCTGTGGCACAATATCCATCAAGCCCAATGTGAAGGAATTTACAGAGTCATCCGCAGTGTTTCATGATGGGACAGTGTTTGAGGCCATTGACACTGTCATTTTTGCAACTGGATATGGTTATGCCTACCCTTTCCTTGATGACTCAATtgtcaaaagcaaaaacaatgaaGTGACCCTTTTTAAAGGCATCTTCCCACCCAACCTTGAGAAACCAACTCTCGCTGTGATTGGCCTCATCCAGTCCCTTGGTGCTGCCATACCTACTGTTGACCTGCAAGCCCGGTGGGCTGTAAAAGTAATAAAGG gGACATGTCCTTTGCCCTCTGTAAGTGATATGATGAATGACAttgaggagaaaatgaggaaaagattcAAATg gTTTGGCAACAGTCAGACTATACAGATAGACTATATCACATACATGGATGAAATTGCCTCCTTCATTGGTGCAAAGCCCAACATGCTTTGGCTGCTCCTCACAGACCCCAAGCTGGCCATGGAAATTTACTTCGGTCCTTGCAGCCCATACCAGTTTCGACTGACAGGACCAGGAAAGTGGCAAGGAGCCAGAAATGCCATCCTGACACAATGGGACAGAACCTTGAAACCCATGCAGACTCGAGTTGTTGGTCACCCACAGAAACCTTACCCCTTCTTCGAATGGCTTAAACTACTTGCTATTCCTATTATACTTATTGCAGTTTTTCTTGCTTTGAACTAA